From Lysinibacillus sp. SGAir0095, the proteins below share one genomic window:
- a CDS encoding DUF4910 domain-containing protein, which produces MNELKAMDSLFDRLFPIMRSITGEGVRESIRILQEYIPIEMEGVETGTQVFDWEIPKEWVIREAWIKDENGNEIINIKDLNLHVVNYSEPVDMWLSLDELKPHIHTIPKLPDAVPYVISYYKERWGFCMSQNQLDTLQEGKYHVYIDSEKIDGELNYAHVVLPGKSKKEVLISTYICHPSMANNELSGPIVAAFLYNRLKKWENRELTYRFVFVPETIGSITYLYKYGRHLKEQLYSGAVLTCLGGKDHQLSYKMSRNGNSPLNKLIHFLKEQENDSMPVRPFTPLFGSDERQYCSPGFNLPVGQFSKMVYGKYAGYHNSLDTKEVMSIEALLDSVIEIERLLKLQELNGYYINLKPFGEPKLGKYDLYPDINAPSLRGRSTNHKLDNRQQLNQILTILNYSDGKHDLAELSKTLNYKIEDYEVSIEALKEHQLLDGPFYEERELF; this is translated from the coding sequence ATGAATGAGTTAAAAGCAATGGATTCACTATTTGATCGTCTCTTTCCAATAATGCGCAGCATAACTGGAGAGGGTGTTCGAGAATCAATTCGTATCTTACAAGAATATATCCCGATCGAAATGGAAGGTGTAGAAACAGGAACACAGGTGTTTGATTGGGAGATTCCTAAAGAATGGGTGATTCGTGAAGCATGGATCAAAGATGAGAATGGAAATGAAATCATCAATATTAAAGATTTAAATCTCCATGTTGTCAACTACAGTGAACCAGTGGATATGTGGCTTTCTTTAGATGAATTAAAGCCACATATCCATACAATTCCAAAACTGCCTGATGCTGTTCCGTACGTTATTTCCTATTACAAGGAACGCTGGGGCTTCTGTATGAGTCAAAATCAATTGGATACATTACAAGAGGGTAAATATCATGTATATATAGATAGCGAAAAGATTGATGGGGAACTCAACTATGCTCACGTTGTTTTACCTGGAAAGTCAAAAAAGGAAGTACTAATAAGTACATATATTTGTCATCCCTCAATGGCAAATAATGAACTAAGTGGTCCTATTGTAGCTGCTTTCCTATATAACCGTTTAAAAAAATGGGAAAACCGCGAGCTAACATATCGCTTTGTATTTGTACCTGAAACAATAGGCTCTATTACTTATCTATACAAATATGGAAGACACCTAAAAGAGCAGCTATATTCTGGTGCAGTATTAACTTGTCTGGGTGGTAAAGACCATCAGCTAAGCTATAAAATGTCAAGGAATGGAAATTCCCCACTAAATAAGTTGATTCATTTTCTAAAGGAACAAGAAAATGATAGTATGCCAGTTCGACCCTTCACTCCCTTATTTGGATCGGATGAACGTCAATATTGTTCACCTGGCTTTAATTTACCAGTAGGTCAATTTTCTAAGATGGTTTATGGAAAATATGCCGGATACCATAATTCCTTAGATACTAAAGAGGTTATGTCAATAGAGGCATTATTAGATAGTGTTATTGAAATTGAAAGGTTACTAAAATTACAAGAGTTAAATGGCTATTATATAAACCTTAAACCTTTTGGGGAACCAAAATTAGGAAAATATGATTTGTACCCTGATATTAACGCACCTTCACTTAGAGGACGTTCAACAAACCATAAATTAGACAACCGCCAACAGTTAAATCAGATTTTAACAATCTTAAATTATTCCGACGGTAAACATGATTTGGCAGAACTATCTAAAACTTTAAACTATAAAATTGAAGATTATGAAGTATCAATTGAAGCTTTGAAAGAACATCAATTACTTGATGGTCCTTTCTATGAAGAAAGGGAGTTATTTTAA
- a CDS encoding acyl-CoA reductase has protein sequence MKLFWPKDIGFDQAVELMRSKDTFTPFDEEVLLFTKALSKSLVRMRQMPEVVALGYWLRKANIQDMKKKWEEQNKDRLIKPRGIVFHIAPSNVDTIFVYSWMLSLLAGNRNIIRISSKEQKNELLDLILTEIAKPEFENIAKQTIICTYNYEENIGEQISEICHTRVIWGGNDTVKTIRQIPLNPMANELAFPDRFSLAALSAEAVMNMNDNDLDELLEKFYNDVFWFDQMACSSPRLVVWCGKQIEKAKSRFWSAFENKIQKKQYELTAASQVLKYTTSLWLATESEVKHIENSKYFSRIQVTDLPLEARERHCGGGLFYEYEIESLPNLSKVILDKDQTLAYFGFTHSELELLVNSISSRGLDRIVPIGQALNFDGVWDGQSFLKSFTREVVIL, from the coding sequence GTGAAACTATTCTGGCCAAAAGATATTGGCTTTGACCAAGCAGTAGAACTTATGAGAAGTAAAGATACTTTTACACCTTTTGATGAGGAAGTTCTACTCTTCACGAAAGCATTATCAAAGAGTCTTGTTAGAATGCGTCAAATGCCGGAAGTGGTTGCGTTAGGCTACTGGTTGAGAAAAGCTAATATCCAGGATATGAAGAAGAAATGGGAGGAACAAAATAAAGACAGACTCATTAAACCACGTGGAATAGTTTTTCATATTGCCCCTTCCAATGTGGATACAATCTTTGTTTATTCCTGGATGTTGTCATTACTTGCTGGTAATAGAAACATTATTCGTATATCTAGCAAGGAACAAAAGAATGAACTACTAGATTTAATTTTAACGGAAATTGCAAAACCTGAATTTGAAAATATCGCAAAACAGACGATAATATGTACATATAATTATGAGGAAAATATCGGAGAGCAGATTAGTGAAATCTGTCATACTCGTGTTATTTGGGGCGGTAACGATACGGTCAAAACAATTCGCCAAATCCCACTGAATCCTATGGCAAATGAACTTGCATTTCCAGATCGCTTCTCGTTAGCGGCCTTATCGGCGGAAGCTGTGATGAATATGAATGACAATGACTTAGATGAGTTACTCGAAAAATTTTATAATGATGTATTTTGGTTTGATCAAATGGCATGTTCTTCTCCAAGACTTGTTGTATGGTGTGGAAAACAAATAGAAAAGGCAAAATCGCGTTTTTGGTCTGCTTTTGAGAACAAAATTCAAAAAAAACAATACGAATTAACGGCTGCTTCACAAGTTTTGAAATATACAACAAGTTTATGGTTGGCTACGGAATCTGAAGTGAAACACATTGAAAACAGTAAGTATTTTTCTCGGATACAAGTTACCGACTTGCCATTAGAAGCACGTGAACGTCACTGTGGCGGCGGTTTATTTTATGAATATGAAATTGAGAGTTTACCTAATCTTTCAAAGGTAATTTTAGATAAAGATCAAACCTTAGCCTATTTTGGATTTACGCATTCAGAGCTAGAGTTACTTGTGAATTCAATTTCTTCTAGAGGTCTAGATCGCATTGTCCCTATTGGTCAAGCATTGAATTTTGATGGTGTATGGGACGGTCAGAGTTTTTTAAAATCATTTACTAGAGAAGTAGTCATTCTTTAA
- a CDS encoding cytidylyltransferase domain-containing protein — protein MKIICIIQARMGSSRLPGKILKELGNVDVLTYDVERCKQIKGVSEVIVATSTLTQDDPIAEWCEAHRINYFRGSEDDVLDRYVQCAKQYNPEYVMRVTSDCPFVDYEMASEIVSLMARERKDIVLVDGELPRGLAVELISYKALLRIHEVGQEARHREHVTYYAYEFSNEFTTATYTVPENRLAPEFRITLDTPEDYELLKIVAEYFDNPLVSSIDVIEYLKEHPEIAKINAHIEQKPVI, from the coding sequence ATGAAAATAATTTGTATCATTCAAGCACGAATGGGGTCCTCCCGTTTACCCGGCAAAATTTTAAAAGAGCTTGGAAATGTAGATGTACTAACATATGATGTGGAGCGCTGTAAACAAATAAAAGGGGTTAGTGAAGTCATTGTTGCTACTTCTACTTTGACTCAGGATGACCCTATAGCAGAGTGGTGTGAAGCACATCGTATCAATTATTTCAGAGGTTCAGAAGATGATGTATTAGACCGCTATGTTCAGTGTGCAAAGCAGTACAATCCAGAATACGTCATGCGCGTAACATCGGATTGTCCATTTGTAGACTATGAAATGGCTAGCGAGATAGTTTCATTAATGGCAAGAGAAAGAAAAGACATTGTGTTAGTAGACGGTGAACTTCCACGAGGACTTGCAGTAGAGCTTATTTCGTATAAAGCATTACTACGTATTCATGAGGTTGGTCAGGAAGCACGGCACCGTGAACATGTAACATATTATGCTTATGAATTTTCGAATGAATTTACTACTGCTACATATACAGTGCCTGAAAATCGTCTTGCTCCGGAATTTCGTATTACATTAGATACACCTGAGGATTATGAACTTCTTAAAATAGTGGCAGAGTATTTTGATAATCCACTAGTTTCAAGTATTGATGTAATCGAATATTTAAAAGAACATCCTGAAATTGCGAAAATTAATGCACATATTGAACAAAAGCCGGTGATTTAA
- a CDS encoding formyltransferase family protein → MKVLLLTGSHPRHLYLVNKLAELNIIAAHVIEKRGAFVPQPPSHLEGIDRENFIRHFADRDRAEHHHFEGNENVLETIPTLEVSLQGLNSVETIEWVRKQSFNLAISYGVHKLSDELLEVLPKHSWNIHGGLSPWYKGNTTLFWPFFMLRPNWAGMTIHRLSSRLDAGDIIHHSVPQLDYGDGLHDVACKAVKQVGADLAKILNEIPLNEIQYTPQKGNGKLWVGSDWLPQHLRFVYNIYNNDIVDQFLDGKLPRVDPPIISAFQRGE, encoded by the coding sequence ATGAAAGTGCTTTTGTTGACGGGTTCTCATCCCAGACATCTTTATTTAGTAAATAAACTTGCTGAATTAAATATTATCGCAGCACATGTTATTGAAAAACGGGGTGCCTTTGTTCCTCAGCCACCATCTCATTTAGAAGGAATAGATAGAGAGAACTTTATTCGCCACTTCGCTGATAGGGATAGAGCAGAACATCATCATTTTGAAGGAAATGAAAATGTACTAGAAACTATACCTACTTTAGAAGTTTCACTGCAGGGGTTAAATAGTGTGGAAACGATTGAATGGGTGAGAAAACAAAGTTTTAATCTTGCTATAAGCTATGGTGTTCATAAGTTAAGTGATGAACTCTTAGAAGTGCTCCCTAAACACTCATGGAATATCCATGGAGGACTTTCCCCATGGTATAAAGGGAATACTACATTATTTTGGCCTTTCTTCATGCTTCGACCAAACTGGGCTGGTATGACAATACATCGTCTTTCTTCACGATTAGATGCTGGTGATATTATTCATCATTCAGTTCCACAGTTAGACTACGGTGATGGGTTACATGATGTTGCTTGTAAGGCAGTAAAACAGGTTGGAGCAGATTTAGCAAAAATTCTAAATGAAATCCCGCTAAATGAAATCCAGTATACACCACAAAAAGGCAATGGGAAGCTTTGGGTAGGATCAGATTGGCTTCCACAACATTTAAGGTTTGTCTATAATATTTATAATAATGATATTGTTGATCAATTCTTAGATGGTAAATTACCTAGAGTAGATCCACCAATTATATCTGCTTTTCAAAGAGGGGAATAG
- a CDS encoding AMP-binding protein, with amino-acid sequence MSFQNIGVSEKIAVITEDQQYTYKELNDMVQQFNFSSDDKKLVLLLCKNTIEILSAYLSALNHQHAVMLMSADTNPELLKSIVNEYKPYWIVGTYPFDGYCQNGLIQERVSPSNIFIHKDLAILLSTSGTTGSQKFVRLSYENLQSNAEAIVEYLNIDENERAIMNLPMSYSYGLSIINSHLQAKASILLTEESVMSKTFWQFIQEQQATSLAGVPFTYQMLQRIGFLKMNLPHLKTLTQAGGRLKEKLVKLFAQYAKEQNKRFFVMYGQTEASPRMSYIPSERVLEKAGSIGIAIPGGDLSIDSQTGELIYKGPNVMMGYAKCLEDLEKGDEMNGILHTGDTATLDQDDYFIITGRMKRFIKLFGLRINLDEVEKKLESEVHTSIACTGNDDKLIIAIENDEYVTKVKASVEQYYKLHKTAYKVIVLEVIPRFESGKVDYVTLKERCL; translated from the coding sequence TCAATTTCTCAAGTGATGATAAAAAGTTAGTGTTATTGCTTTGTAAGAATACTATTGAAATATTAAGTGCTTATCTTTCAGCATTAAATCATCAACATGCCGTTATGTTAATGAGTGCGGACACTAACCCGGAGTTACTTAAATCAATTGTTAATGAATACAAGCCCTATTGGATTGTTGGTACATATCCATTTGATGGTTATTGTCAAAATGGTCTAATTCAAGAGAGGGTTAGTCCTTCCAATATTTTTATTCATAAAGATCTTGCAATTTTACTTAGTACTTCCGGTACGACAGGAAGCCAGAAATTTGTCCGATTGTCTTATGAAAATCTACAATCGAATGCTGAAGCAATTGTAGAATATTTAAACATTGATGAAAATGAAAGAGCCATTATGAATTTACCAATGTCTTATTCATACGGTCTTTCAATTATAAATAGTCACCTGCAGGCAAAAGCTAGTATCCTTTTAACTGAAGAAAGTGTCATGTCTAAAACGTTTTGGCAGTTTATACAGGAACAGCAGGCAACTTCATTGGCAGGGGTCCCATTTACTTATCAAATGTTGCAACGTATTGGTTTTTTGAAAATGAATTTGCCGCATTTAAAAACTTTGACACAGGCTGGTGGCCGCTTAAAGGAAAAGCTAGTAAAACTTTTTGCACAATATGCTAAAGAACAAAATAAGAGATTTTTTGTTATGTATGGCCAAACTGAAGCCTCTCCTCGAATGTCATATATTCCTTCAGAAAGAGTACTTGAAAAGGCTGGTTCTATAGGAATTGCAATTCCTGGTGGAGACTTGTCTATAGATTCACAAACCGGTGAGTTAATTTATAAAGGACCAAACGTCATGATGGGTTATGCCAAATGTTTAGAGGACCTTGAAAAAGGCGATGAAATGAACGGAATTCTTCATACTGGTGATACTGCAACATTAGATCAGGATGATTATTTTATCATTACTGGCCGAATGAAAAGATTTATAAAATTATTTGGTTTACGGATTAATTTAGATGAAGTTGAGAAAAAATTGGAGTCAGAAGTCCATACATCCATTGCCTGTACTGGTAATGATGATAAATTGATTATCGCTATAGAAAATGATGAGTATGTAACGAAAGTAAAGGCTTCTGTCGAACAATACTATAAATTGCATAAAACTGCCTATAAAGTGATAGTTCTTGAAGTGATTCCGCGTTTTGAAAGTGGAAAGGTTGATTACGTTACATTAAAGGAGCGATGCTTATGA
- the pseI gene encoding pseudaminic acid synthase produces MIKIGHKEIGRHTKPFIIAEMSGNHNQSLERALHLVDLAAEAGVDALKLQTYTPDTITLDVHTGEFFISNDENLWKGQSLYNLYKEAYTPWEWHEAIFNRAKEHSLLAFSSPFDETAVDFLETLDVPAYKIASFENVSIPLIRKVAKTGKPIIISTGMATAAELDEAVRAARSEGNDQIILLKCTSTYPATPTNSNIATVPHMKELFGTEVGLSDHTMGVGVSVAAVTLGATVIEKHFTTSRAEGGVDSAFSLEPHELKMLVEETERAWQSIGHVNYGPTKVEVPSLEHRRSLYIAQDIKVGDILTKENVRDVRPGLGLPTKYYDLVLGKAIKKDVTKGTPLSWELLL; encoded by the coding sequence ATGATAAAAATAGGACATAAAGAAATTGGTCGACACACAAAACCTTTTATAATTGCTGAAATGTCAGGAAATCATAATCAGTCTCTTGAGCGTGCTTTACATTTGGTGGACCTCGCTGCAGAGGCGGGAGTAGATGCTTTAAAACTACAAACTTATACACCAGATACGATTACCCTTGACGTACATACCGGTGAATTTTTCATCTCGAATGATGAAAATCTTTGGAAGGGGCAATCCCTCTATAATTTATATAAGGAAGCTTATACACCTTGGGAATGGCATGAAGCGATTTTTAATCGAGCTAAAGAACATAGTCTACTAGCATTCAGTTCGCCGTTTGATGAAACAGCGGTGGATTTTCTAGAAACATTGGATGTCCCCGCATATAAAATTGCATCATTTGAGAATGTTTCTATTCCATTAATTCGAAAAGTAGCGAAAACTGGCAAACCAATTATTATTTCCACTGGAATGGCTACAGCCGCAGAGTTGGATGAAGCCGTTCGTGCAGCCCGTTCAGAAGGTAATGATCAAATTATTTTATTAAAATGTACAAGTACCTATCCAGCAACTCCAACCAATTCTAACATTGCTACAGTTCCACACATGAAAGAGTTATTTGGAACCGAAGTTGGTTTATCAGATCATACGATGGGTGTAGGTGTATCAGTTGCTGCTGTTACTCTTGGTGCGACAGTGATTGAAAAACACTTTACAACTTCTCGTGCTGAGGGTGGAGTTGATTCCGCATTTTCGTTGGAGCCACATGAATTAAAAATGTTAGTTGAAGAAACAGAGCGTGCATGGCAAAGTATTGGACACGTAAACTATGGACCTACTAAAGTTGAAGTTCCTTCTCTAGAACATCGCCGTTCTTTGTACATTGCTCAAGATATAAAGGTTGGGGACATTTTAACAAAAGAGAATGTGCGTGATGTTCGTCCTGGGCTTGGACTTCCAACTAAATATTATGATTTGGTATTGGGAAAAGCTATTAAGAAGGATGTAACTAAGGGGACACCGCTAAGTTGGGAGTTATTATTGTGA
- the pseC gene encoding UDP-4-amino-4,6-dideoxy-N-acetyl-beta-L-altrosamine transaminase — protein MEKLTEFLSYGRQVIDEEDIQAVIDTLRSPFLTQGPKVMDFEQAIAEYVGTKYAVAFSNGTAALHAACYAAGITEGDEVITSPITFAASANCVRYVGGTVIFADIDPKTYNIDPIEIEKNITSRTKAIIPVDFTGQPANMEEIMDIAKKHNLIVIEDGAHSLGAEYKGKKVGTLADMTMFSFHPVKPVTTAEGGIIVTDNMEFYQKLQLFRSHGIEKTSFANEQGDWYYEMTDLGYNYRMTDIQAALGLSQLKKIDKFIERRHEIAQIYNEAFKYIPEIKIPIQLEETYSGWHLYMVQLNTELSREYIFNKMREMNIGVHVHYIPVYWHPYYQQLGYRKGLCPIAENYYHNALTLPIHPGMTDEQIKVIVSNMIEIL, from the coding sequence ATGGAAAAGCTAACTGAGTTTTTGTCATACGGACGACAGGTAATAGATGAAGAAGATATTCAAGCAGTGATTGATACACTACGTTCTCCATTTTTAACGCAAGGTCCGAAAGTTATGGATTTTGAGCAGGCAATCGCTGAATATGTTGGAACAAAATATGCAGTAGCTTTTAGTAATGGAACAGCAGCGCTTCATGCAGCTTGTTATGCTGCCGGTATAACTGAAGGAGACGAAGTTATAACATCTCCAATTACATTCGCTGCGAGCGCAAATTGTGTACGGTATGTTGGAGGAACAGTTATATTTGCCGATATAGATCCCAAAACATATAATATTGATCCTATAGAAATAGAAAAAAATATTACTTCAAGAACTAAGGCCATCATTCCGGTAGATTTTACAGGTCAGCCTGCTAATATGGAAGAAATAATGGATATTGCCAAAAAGCATAATCTTATTGTGATTGAAGATGGTGCCCATTCCTTAGGAGCTGAATACAAAGGGAAGAAAGTCGGAACATTAGCTGATATGACGATGTTTAGTTTTCATCCTGTTAAGCCGGTTACAACTGCAGAAGGCGGTATCATAGTCACTGATAATATGGAATTCTATCAAAAACTTCAATTATTCCGTAGCCATGGAATTGAAAAAACTTCATTTGCGAATGAACAGGGCGATTGGTACTATGAAATGACGGATTTAGGTTACAATTACCGAATGACTGATATCCAGGCTGCACTCGGATTATCCCAGTTAAAAAAAATTGATAAGTTTATAGAACGAAGACATGAGATAGCTCAAATTTATAATGAAGCTTTCAAATACATACCTGAAATTAAAATCCCTATTCAATTAGAGGAAACCTATTCAGGATGGCATTTATATATGGTCCAGTTAAATACTGAACTTTCGAGAGAATATATTTTTAACAAGATGCGTGAAATGAATATTGGGGTACATGTACATTATATTCCAGTATACTGGCATCCTTATTATCAACAGCTAGGTTATAGGAAGGGATTATGCCCGATAGCTGAAAATTACTATCATAATGCTTTAACACTACCGATTCATCCGGGAATGACAGATGAACAAATAAAGGTAATTGTTTCTAATATGATAGAAATCCTTTAA
- a CDS encoding acyl-protein synthetase, producing MTIPYHLTKAEKAPLLLEKLNALTELHFERSSEYRSMIEKGGYPTTANNLEEVPYLPVQLFKLMDLVSVPKEEVIKVLTSSGTTGQQVSKIYLDKETSFAQTKTLVEVMKPLLGGKRLPMIILDTKSVLNDRKSFSARGAGILGFSNFGRKHFYALNDDMSLDVEGLKAYLDEYKGQRILLFGFTFMIWQYVYRESLKQGINLDFGDSILIHGGGWKKLKDEAVDSTTFNRLLHDQLGIREVHNYYGMVEQVGSIFVECSNGHLHTPQFADVIIRDTLTFEPLPNGQQGLIQVLSELPKSYPGHSLLTEDLGTIKGEDDCPCGWKGKFFTVAGRIPKAELRGCSDTFQGGKRV from the coding sequence ATGACAATTCCTTATCATTTAACAAAAGCTGAAAAAGCCCCTTTATTGCTAGAGAAATTAAATGCATTAACAGAGTTGCATTTTGAACGAAGTTCCGAATATCGTTCGATGATTGAAAAAGGTGGATATCCAACCACTGCGAATAATTTAGAGGAAGTGCCATATTTACCTGTTCAATTATTCAAATTAATGGATTTAGTCTCTGTACCAAAAGAAGAAGTTATAAAAGTCTTAACCTCAAGTGGGACAACGGGACAACAAGTTTCTAAAATTTATTTAGATAAAGAAACATCATTTGCTCAAACGAAAACACTGGTAGAGGTAATGAAGCCTCTACTAGGTGGTAAACGACTGCCGATGATTATTTTAGATACAAAATCTGTATTGAATGACAGAAAATCTTTTAGTGCTAGGGGTGCTGGAATATTAGGCTTTTCAAATTTCGGACGTAAGCATTTCTATGCACTAAATGATGATATGAGCTTAGATGTCGAAGGATTGAAAGCTTATCTAGACGAGTATAAAGGTCAACGAATTTTATTATTTGGATTCACATTTATGATTTGGCAATACGTTTATAGAGAATCATTAAAACAAGGAATTAACCTTGATTTTGGCGATAGTATTTTAATTCACGGTGGTGGTTGGAAAAAGTTAAAAGATGAAGCTGTTGATTCGACTACCTTTAATCGACTTCTTCATGATCAGCTCGGTATTCGTGAAGTGCATAACTACTATGGCATGGTGGAACAGGTTGGCTCCATTTTTGTGGAGTGTTCAAATGGTCATTTACATACACCTCAGTTTGCAGATGTAATCATTCGGGATACGTTAACATTTGAACCTCTTCCAAATGGACAGCAAGGATTAATACAGGTGCTTAGTGAACTACCAAAAAGCTACCCTGGACATTCACTTTTAACTGAAGATCTGGGGACGATTAAGGGAGAAGACGATTGTCCATGTGGCTGGAAGGGAAAATTTTTTACTGTTGCAGGACGTATCCCAAAAGCAGAATTGCGAGGTTGCAGTGATACATTTCAAGGAGGGAAAAGGGTGTGA
- the pseG gene encoding UDP-2,4-diacetamido-2,4,6-trideoxy-beta-L-altropyranose hydrolase, with the protein MRTGASTTIGSGHVMRCLTIAKNLKKRNVKVKFWMKELPGDLIGYVKQEGFETISNAEKADIYLIDHYQIDADWEKEHRQFTNKIVVIDDLANRPHDCDLILDQNVLPNFESRYDELVPKHCIRLLGPKYLIMRDEFIEARLNLNGRNNQVERLLVFMGGSDPTHETTKILKALTQLKGSFGHIDVVIGNGNIHKKEIKQICFEQGYDFHCQINYMAKLMQRADFSIGAGGSTTWERCFVGLPSSSTIVAENQTLTTKYADELGAVLNLGWHEKVTVKTYEALLLKLKKREIDMNQLSRVGLNLTENPSPNPWIDEIMELLT; encoded by the coding sequence ATACGTACAGGTGCATCCACTACTATTGGTAGTGGTCATGTCATGCGCTGCTTAACAATTGCGAAGAACTTAAAAAAACGAAATGTTAAAGTGAAATTCTGGATGAAAGAATTACCTGGGGATTTAATCGGTTATGTTAAACAAGAAGGTTTCGAAACTATTTCTAATGCTGAAAAAGCAGATATATACTTAATCGATCATTATCAGATCGATGCAGATTGGGAGAAAGAGCATCGACAATTTACTAACAAAATTGTTGTAATTGATGACTTGGCTAACCGTCCTCATGATTGCGATTTAATTTTAGATCAAAATGTTTTACCTAACTTTGAGTCTCGTTACGATGAATTGGTCCCTAAACATTGTATCCGACTACTTGGTCCCAAATACTTAATAATGCGGGATGAGTTTATTGAAGCTCGTCTAAATTTGAATGGAAGAAATAACCAAGTGGAAAGATTACTTGTGTTTATGGGGGGAAGTGACCCGACACATGAAACCACAAAAATTTTAAAGGCTTTAACTCAGTTGAAAGGTAGTTTTGGGCATATTGATGTTGTGATAGGAAACGGAAATATCCATAAAAAAGAAATTAAACAGATTTGTTTTGAGCAAGGATATGACTTTCATTGTCAAATAAATTATATGGCTAAATTAATGCAAAGGGCTGACTTCTCAATAGGTGCAGGAGGTTCAACAACATGGGAGCGATGCTTTGTAGGTCTTCCTTCTTCAAGTACAATTGTTGCTGAAAATCAAACCCTTACTACTAAATATGCAGATGAATTAGGTGCTGTTTTAAATTTAGGATGGCATGAAAAAGTAACAGTGAAAACATATGAAGCCCTACTATTAAAGCTGAAAAAACGGGAAATTGACATGAATCAATTAAGCAGGGTAGGACTAAACTTAACTGAGAATCCTTCCCCAAACCCGTGGATAGACGAAATAATGGAGTTGTTAACATGA